A region from the Kribbella shirazensis genome encodes:
- a CDS encoding helix-turn-helix transcriptional regulator — translation MLIGRDAERRVIEQLVAGARVGAAGVLLVTGEPGIGKTALLDEAAALAGGLQILRARGTEAERELPFAGLLQLLRPALAGLDRIPGPQRSALSSALALGPDPGSPADRFAVGAATLSLLCRYAESTPLALLIDDAHLLDRPSAEALLFAARRLVADPIAMVIAARSQEPHPFEADLPRLQLQGIPLEAARQIVQHLPSELVERLHQTVAGNPLALLELADDPDRLQRMPPGVPFPVPAMLAEAFASRANRLSADARTALLVAALDNCELAAVSRVCTELGVDVAALEEAEAAGLVFLRDGEVQWRHPLVRSAIYTSADPAERRTAHRAVALSTPDRDRRAWHLSEAVLGADDEVAAGLDDAAEHAAARGAHAVAATAYERAGRLSKELPDRAVRLVAAGEAAWSAGMAERAELLLGDALILRPPLPVRIRAQAVRGDIEVKCGSPRRARDILVAAAAESTDPAIATGLLADAVGACFRLCDATAGLEVAYQLDSLLPAVDRPGPRIIGMLASGVAKVLAGSGGTDQIRAAIALAPSDELDRDRRRQVWMVLAALFLRETGTGRALLQQAMLERREQVALGTLPGLLFVLARDDATTDRWADAEASYDEGIRLSRETGQTTELAMNLAGLAWLLSHQGRAECQELAVECLRICAEHEIHLGTVWSLFALGDLELGRGDPAAALPQYERLVDVLAEYGLKDPDLSPAPELVEVYLRLGRMDEAQRVMREHTALAEAKGQPWSLARAARTRGVAGDSEADFVLALGWHQETLDAFELARTRLAYGAWLRRARRRVDARTQLRLAVEGFDALGAPRWADQAAAELKATGETARRRVPSTADELTPQERQIAVLLADGNSIREAAARLFLSPKTVEYHLRKVYAKLGIHSRSELIDHLGRT, via the coding sequence ATGCTCATCGGGCGGGACGCGGAGCGCCGGGTGATCGAGCAGCTGGTCGCGGGGGCGCGGGTCGGAGCCGCAGGCGTACTGCTCGTCACCGGCGAACCTGGCATCGGCAAAACCGCCCTGCTGGACGAAGCGGCAGCCCTGGCCGGTGGGCTGCAGATCCTGCGAGCACGCGGGACCGAGGCCGAACGTGAGCTGCCCTTCGCGGGACTCCTGCAGCTCCTGCGTCCCGCGCTGGCCGGCCTGGATCGCATCCCCGGACCGCAGCGGTCAGCCCTGTCCTCCGCGTTGGCGCTCGGACCCGATCCCGGCAGCCCGGCGGACCGCTTCGCCGTCGGCGCAGCAACCCTCAGCCTGCTCTGCCGGTACGCCGAGAGCACGCCGCTCGCACTGCTCATCGACGACGCGCATCTGCTGGATCGTCCGTCCGCGGAAGCCCTGCTGTTCGCTGCGCGACGCCTTGTGGCCGATCCGATCGCCATGGTGATCGCGGCCCGCAGTCAGGAACCGCATCCGTTCGAGGCCGACCTCCCCCGGCTCCAGCTGCAGGGCATCCCGCTGGAGGCTGCGAGGCAGATCGTGCAGCACCTGCCGAGCGAGCTGGTCGAGCGACTCCACCAGACCGTCGCCGGGAACCCGCTCGCGCTGCTGGAGCTCGCCGATGATCCGGACCGCTTGCAGCGGATGCCGCCGGGCGTACCGTTCCCGGTACCCGCGATGCTCGCAGAAGCCTTTGCCAGCAGGGCAAACCGGCTGAGCGCCGACGCACGCACAGCACTGCTTGTCGCCGCCCTGGACAACTGTGAGCTTGCCGCGGTGTCCCGGGTATGCACGGAGCTAGGAGTCGACGTTGCCGCGCTGGAGGAGGCAGAGGCCGCCGGTCTGGTCTTCCTTCGCGACGGCGAAGTGCAGTGGCGGCATCCGCTGGTCCGCTCGGCGATCTACACCAGCGCCGACCCCGCAGAACGGCGTACTGCGCATCGCGCGGTGGCACTGTCCACACCGGACCGGGACCGACGCGCCTGGCACCTGTCCGAGGCCGTCCTCGGCGCTGACGACGAGGTTGCGGCAGGACTGGACGACGCGGCCGAGCATGCCGCCGCTCGGGGCGCGCATGCGGTCGCGGCGACGGCGTACGAACGCGCGGGACGGTTGAGCAAGGAACTCCCGGACCGCGCGGTCAGGTTGGTCGCGGCTGGTGAGGCGGCCTGGTCGGCGGGAATGGCAGAGCGGGCGGAGCTGCTGCTGGGCGACGCCCTGATCCTGCGGCCGCCGTTGCCGGTGCGGATCCGCGCGCAGGCTGTTCGTGGCGACATCGAGGTGAAGTGCGGGTCGCCCCGCCGGGCCCGCGACATCCTGGTCGCGGCCGCTGCGGAGTCGACGGACCCAGCGATCGCGACCGGACTGCTGGCCGATGCGGTCGGGGCCTGCTTCCGGTTGTGCGACGCCACGGCCGGACTCGAGGTGGCCTACCAGCTCGACAGTCTGTTGCCCGCCGTCGATCGGCCCGGTCCGCGCATCATCGGCATGCTGGCGAGTGGTGTCGCGAAGGTGCTCGCCGGGAGCGGTGGGACGGATCAGATCCGTGCGGCGATCGCGCTGGCGCCGTCCGACGAGCTGGACCGCGACCGTCGTCGCCAGGTGTGGATGGTGCTGGCCGCGTTGTTCCTCAGAGAAACCGGCACCGGCCGGGCGCTCCTGCAGCAGGCCATGCTGGAGCGACGCGAGCAGGTCGCCCTCGGGACGTTGCCGGGCCTGCTGTTCGTGCTGGCGCGCGACGATGCGACAACGGATCGTTGGGCGGATGCGGAGGCGTCGTACGACGAGGGAATCCGGTTGTCGCGGGAAACCGGTCAAACGACTGAACTGGCGATGAACCTGGCCGGACTGGCGTGGTTGCTGTCCCACCAGGGCAGGGCCGAGTGTCAGGAGCTGGCTGTGGAGTGTCTGCGGATCTGTGCGGAGCACGAGATCCATCTCGGCACGGTGTGGTCCTTGTTCGCACTCGGCGACCTGGAACTGGGGCGTGGCGATCCGGCGGCGGCGCTCCCGCAGTACGAACGGTTGGTCGACGTACTGGCGGAGTACGGGCTGAAGGACCCGGACCTGTCGCCTGCGCCGGAGCTGGTCGAGGTGTACCTGCGGCTGGGCCGGATGGACGAGGCGCAACGGGTGATGCGCGAGCACACCGCGTTGGCCGAGGCGAAAGGCCAGCCGTGGTCACTGGCGCGCGCGGCGCGGACGCGTGGTGTGGCCGGCGACAGCGAGGCTGACTTCGTTCTGGCGCTCGGCTGGCATCAGGAGACGCTGGATGCGTTCGAACTGGCCAGGACCCGGTTGGCGTACGGCGCGTGGCTGCGACGGGCACGGCGGCGTGTGGACGCGCGGACGCAGCTCCGGCTCGCTGTGGAGGGATTCGATGCGCTCGGTGCGCCTAGGTGGGCCGATCAGGCGGCGGCTGAGTTGAAGGCGACGGGGGAGACCGCACGGCGTCGCGTGCCGAGTACAGCGGACGAGCTGACGCCACAGGAGCGACAGATCGCAGTACTGCTGGCGGACGGGAACAGCATCCGGGAGGCCGCTGCCCGTCTCTTCCTCAGCCCGAAGACGGTCGAGTACCACCTGCGCAAGGTCTACGCGAAGCTCGGCATCCACTCCCGCAGCGAACTGATCGATCACCTAGGTCGCACGTAG
- a CDS encoding VTT domain-containing protein — MTELMEAARHLLGIAMASHWLLLILFAVAAIDAVFPVVPSEGMVITAGMAAAAGHQNLLLVIAVAMAGSVIGETVCYFMGRGSGPALHRWLKRQERRQRLYEKVSAALHTRGGLILMTVRYIPGARMVATLTAGATRYSFKKFLVFTFAGVTVAYTYVALLGYIGGDAFAHDQLKGLAFSLSLAALIGLVLETSRRIAAKRRAVKVTGA, encoded by the coding sequence GTGACAGAGTTGATGGAGGCCGCGCGGCACCTGCTCGGCATCGCGATGGCCTCGCACTGGCTGCTGCTCATTCTGTTCGCCGTCGCCGCGATCGACGCGGTCTTCCCGGTCGTGCCCAGCGAGGGCATGGTGATCACCGCCGGCATGGCCGCGGCCGCCGGCCATCAGAACCTGCTGCTCGTCATCGCGGTCGCGATGGCCGGCTCGGTGATCGGCGAGACCGTCTGCTATTTCATGGGCCGCGGCTCCGGCCCGGCGCTGCATCGCTGGCTGAAGCGCCAGGAGCGCCGCCAGCGGCTCTACGAGAAGGTCTCGGCCGCATTGCACACCCGCGGCGGGCTGATCCTGATGACGGTCCGCTACATCCCCGGCGCGCGGATGGTCGCGACGCTGACGGCCGGCGCCACGCGGTACTCGTTCAAGAAGTTCCTGGTGTTCACGTTCGCCGGGGTGACGGTCGCCTACACGTACGTCGCGCTGCTCGGGTACATCGGCGGTGACGCGTTCGCGCACGACCAGTTGAAGGGCCTCGCGTTCAGCCTGAGCCTGGCCGCGCTGATCGGTCTCGTGCTCGAGACGTCCCGCCGGATCGCCGCCAAGCGGCGCGCGGTGAAGGTCACAGGCGCTTAA
- a CDS encoding 4a-hydroxytetrahydrobiopterin dehydratase, which translates to MADLLTDDQIDAALRDHLPEWKVVDNALVRSVKRDTFLDGIRLVATVAQLAESMNHHPDIDIRYTTITFRVSSHDAGGITDDDLVLARHIDTAAG; encoded by the coding sequence ATGGCTGACCTCCTGACCGACGACCAGATCGACGCCGCACTGCGCGACCACCTCCCGGAGTGGAAGGTCGTGGACAACGCGCTGGTCCGCAGCGTCAAGAGGGACACGTTCCTGGACGGCATCCGGCTCGTCGCCACCGTCGCGCAACTGGCCGAGTCGATGAACCACCACCCGGACATCGACATCCGGTACACCACGATCACCTTCCGGGTCAGCAGCCACGACGCGGGCGGGATCACCGACGACGACCTCGTGCTGGCCCGGCACATCGACACCGCGGCAGGCTAG
- a CDS encoding cytochrome P450 family protein — MRQPFTETSGIARHWGFEDLAATGPVQRLMLFTGVPVQLVTGYAETRELLAHPDVVRSPMDGPHRDSVMDDLIARTEQHMLSANPPDHTRLRKLVTAAFTRRRIEALEPRIREIAAGLLDEMTAADGPVDLVNAYSYPLPITVICELIGIPAVRRDDFRRWSSVFVNAAVHTPEEYIEATTSMLAFVHELILQKQQAPTGDLLSGLIAVRDGGDRLSEDELTSMVFLLLAAGHETTVSLITNGVHALLRHPDQLELLKSEPERLPAAVEELLRYDGPLQAAIPYVARAPIDIAGRRIEAGEVIVFALLPANRDVRKVERADELDITRADSGHLAFGHGIHHCLGAPLARLEGRIALGMLFERFPRLRLAVPEQDPPRHPSLLMNAIRELPVLL, encoded by the coding sequence ATGCGGCAGCCCTTCACGGAGACCAGTGGAATCGCCCGGCACTGGGGCTTCGAGGACCTCGCGGCCACGGGACCTGTGCAGCGCCTGATGCTGTTCACCGGTGTGCCCGTCCAGCTCGTCACCGGGTACGCCGAGACGCGCGAGCTGCTCGCCCATCCCGATGTGGTGCGCTCGCCGATGGACGGCCCGCACCGCGACTCGGTCATGGACGACCTGATCGCGCGCACCGAGCAGCACATGCTGAGCGCCAACCCGCCGGACCACACGCGGCTGCGCAAACTCGTCACCGCCGCCTTCACCCGGCGCCGGATCGAGGCGCTCGAACCGCGGATCCGCGAGATCGCGGCCGGGCTGCTCGACGAGATGACCGCCGCGGACGGACCGGTCGACCTCGTGAACGCCTACAGCTACCCGCTGCCGATCACCGTGATCTGCGAGCTGATCGGCATCCCAGCGGTCCGGCGGGACGACTTCCGCCGCTGGTCGTCGGTGTTCGTGAACGCCGCCGTGCACACGCCGGAGGAGTACATCGAGGCGACCACGTCGATGCTCGCCTTCGTCCACGAGCTGATCCTGCAGAAACAGCAGGCGCCCACCGGCGACCTGCTGTCCGGCCTGATCGCGGTGCGCGACGGCGGCGACCGGTTGAGCGAGGACGAGCTGACCTCGATGGTGTTCCTGCTGCTCGCGGCCGGCCACGAGACGACAGTCAGCCTGATCACCAACGGAGTACACGCTCTGCTTCGGCATCCCGACCAGCTCGAGCTGCTGAAGTCCGAGCCGGAGCGGCTCCCGGCCGCCGTCGAGGAGCTCCTCCGGTACGACGGTCCGCTGCAGGCCGCGATCCCGTACGTCGCCCGTGCGCCGATCGACATCGCCGGCCGCCGGATCGAGGCCGGTGAGGTGATCGTGTTCGCACTTCTTCCGGCGAACCGCGACGTACGGAAGGTCGAGCGCGCGGACGAGCTCGACATCACCCGTGCGGACAGCGGGCACCTCGCGTTCGGTCACGGCATCCACCACTGCCTCGGCGCACCGCTCGCGCGGCTGGAGGGCCGGATCGCGCTGGGGATGCTGTTCGAGCGGTTCCCGCGGTTGCGGCTCGCCGTACCCGAGCAGGATCCGCCGCGGCACCCGAGCCTGCTGATGAACGCGATCCGCGAACTCCCTGTTCTGCTCTGA
- a CDS encoding MFS transporter — MTSTAEARPRLFTGQHLPLVLGVIGLVTLGAFENRAVGTALPTMVREFDALGSFGLANAAPNASYLISLAIAGLWSDRRGPIPTLRAGAISFVVAQLLIGTAAAMPMVIAGRLLSGLAEGLLDVSLMVLVARALPAVLRPRMFSLFAAMWILPSVLGPVLTGVVTEQFGWRWVFLGAIALLVPSWLLLRPAMHQSADVPAPERTAEDTAELEAWRAALPWALAASVALFSMTVAGDHLEAHPFLGGTTVLVALVVLGRAAVRVMPAGTFTARRGFPAVVAVRGLGGAAFTGVGAYLPLLLTLKHDFSPSRAGVTLSITGVCWALGSWLQGREHRFERVAVLRTGLAFMTLGLLVTSLLAWTDVTTWIGLIGWGFAGIGMGLSSSSLSVLTLDLSDQNNAGRNSSAGQMVATMSIATALAVSGTLLAFNADAPHPWVFGTIITAGAAVALLGFLGAGRVRRPDRGAVGLE, encoded by the coding sequence ATGACGTCGACGGCCGAGGCCCGCCCCAGGCTCTTCACCGGACAGCACCTGCCACTCGTGCTCGGGGTGATCGGCCTGGTCACGCTCGGCGCGTTCGAGAACCGGGCGGTCGGTACGGCCCTGCCGACCATGGTGCGCGAGTTCGACGCGCTCGGCAGCTTCGGCCTCGCGAACGCGGCCCCGAACGCGAGCTACCTGATCTCGCTCGCGATCGCCGGCCTCTGGTCCGACCGCCGCGGCCCGATCCCGACGCTGCGGGCCGGTGCGATCTCGTTCGTCGTCGCGCAGTTGCTGATCGGTACGGCGGCCGCGATGCCGATGGTGATCGCGGGACGACTGCTCAGCGGGCTGGCCGAAGGTCTGCTCGACGTCTCGCTGATGGTGCTCGTGGCGCGCGCGCTGCCCGCCGTACTGCGGCCGCGGATGTTCTCGTTGTTCGCGGCGATGTGGATCCTGCCGTCGGTGCTCGGTCCGGTGCTGACCGGCGTGGTGACCGAACAGTTCGGGTGGCGCTGGGTCTTCCTCGGCGCGATCGCGCTGCTCGTGCCGAGTTGGCTGCTGCTCCGCCCGGCGATGCACCAGTCGGCCGATGTCCCCGCGCCGGAACGCACCGCCGAGGACACGGCCGAACTCGAGGCCTGGCGAGCCGCCCTTCCCTGGGCCCTCGCCGCATCGGTGGCGTTGTTCTCGATGACCGTGGCCGGTGATCACCTCGAGGCGCATCCGTTCCTCGGCGGTACGACGGTTCTCGTCGCACTCGTGGTGCTCGGACGGGCCGCTGTCCGCGTGATGCCCGCGGGCACGTTCACCGCACGGCGCGGGTTCCCCGCCGTGGTCGCCGTCCGCGGGCTCGGCGGTGCCGCGTTCACCGGAGTCGGTGCCTACCTGCCGTTGCTGTTGACGTTGAAGCACGACTTCAGCCCGTCGCGGGCCGGCGTGACGCTGTCGATCACCGGTGTGTGCTGGGCGTTAGGGTCCTGGCTGCAGGGCCGCGAGCACAGGTTCGAGCGGGTCGCCGTACTGCGGACCGGACTGGCCTTCATGACCCTCGGTCTGCTCGTGACGTCGCTGCTCGCGTGGACCGACGTGACGACCTGGATCGGCTTGATCGGCTGGGGTTTCGCGGGCATCGGGATGGGACTGAGCTCGTCCAGCCTGTCGGTGCTGACCCTCGACCTGTCCGATCAGAACAACGCCGGGCGCAACAGCAGCGCCGGCCAGATGGTCGCCACGATGAGCATCGCGACCGCACTCGCCGTCAGCGGCACACTCCTCGCGTTCAACGCCGACGCCCCGCACCCGTGGGTCTTCGGCACGATCATCACCGCCGGCGCCGCCGTCGCCCTGCTCGGCTTCCTCGGCGCCGGACGTGTACGTCGACCGGATCGCGGCGCCGTGGGTCTAGAGTGA
- a CDS encoding sialidase family protein, which produces MTSRRFAVATATAALLALFPISANAATPEPSWNRPHCGKVYGDGSVTFTVTDGEVLAPTTGKLLPITYAKVAALEEPNTLISIGKQAIQRSSDAGCSWQLLGKVPDDLSTYDVQPGPGDSAYIYSVNDQPIHRVHGSQVTTVLGPVAWGGLAALDARAGRLRAVAGDGQLWDSTDDGVTWQRVGVPAAPELFLYDAVVDPRNPDHIVIGVMSDGVYVTYDGGRSWMHSQPVERVNAFSLTISPADPSKVWMEGYDRDRSTRFIWESTDGGRKFREVLDQSRADLINGNQMWASPTDPDLLYFSYGTSFANFGADLYRFVPSTGALTKTHNANDGIPSLAFNPADSRILYLGLAEER; this is translated from the coding sequence ATGACCTCACGCCGCTTCGCCGTCGCGACCGCGACTGCCGCCCTCCTCGCGCTGTTCCCGATCTCCGCGAACGCCGCCACCCCTGAGCCGTCGTGGAACCGGCCGCACTGCGGCAAGGTGTACGGCGACGGGTCCGTGACGTTCACGGTGACCGACGGCGAGGTCCTCGCCCCGACGACGGGCAAGCTGCTGCCGATCACCTACGCGAAGGTCGCCGCGCTCGAGGAACCGAACACGCTGATCAGCATCGGCAAACAGGCGATCCAGCGTTCGAGCGACGCGGGTTGCAGCTGGCAACTGCTCGGCAAGGTGCCGGACGATCTGAGCACGTACGACGTACAGCCCGGTCCGGGCGACTCGGCGTACATCTACAGCGTCAACGACCAGCCGATCCATCGCGTGCACGGTTCGCAGGTCACCACGGTGCTCGGGCCGGTCGCGTGGGGCGGGCTCGCCGCGCTGGACGCACGGGCCGGACGGCTGCGTGCGGTGGCCGGTGACGGGCAGTTGTGGGACTCCACGGACGACGGCGTGACCTGGCAGCGGGTCGGCGTACCGGCAGCTCCTGAGCTGTTCCTGTACGACGCGGTGGTGGATCCGCGGAACCCGGACCACATCGTCATCGGTGTGATGTCGGACGGGGTCTACGTCACGTACGACGGCGGCCGGAGCTGGATGCACTCGCAGCCGGTCGAACGGGTGAACGCGTTCAGCCTGACGATCTCACCGGCCGACCCGTCGAAGGTGTGGATGGAGGGCTACGACCGGGACCGGTCGACGCGCTTCATCTGGGAGTCCACCGACGGCGGGCGGAAGTTCCGCGAGGTGCTGGACCAGTCGCGCGCCGACCTGATCAACGGCAACCAGATGTGGGCTTCCCCCACAGACCCGGACCTCCTCTACTTCAGCTACGGCACGTCGTTCGCGAACTTCGGCGCCGACCTCTACCGCTTCGTCCCCTCCACCGGCGCCCTCACCAAAACTCACAACGCCAACGACGGCATCCCGTCCCTGGCGTTCAATCCGGCGGACTCCCGGATCCTGTACCTCGGCCTCGCCGAAGAACGCTAG
- a CDS encoding acyltransferase domain-containing protein, whose translation MTSAEEYRLLGFAEVDREAAEAFEADQAVVKDLADQIRGAIGKLGSEPEFRMPEDPRNSVQAFLDTVPDIRRYHAERGIPDDISWATLADLGQQIKVNRRTHGDYGLETHWWMTIHWTGQIYALGRLQYLLHQVPADKPVPGTEPGEWIIGVHIPEIGPLTPEAVDDSLQQAREFFPRYFPEYPVKTANLWSWLIDPYLLDNLPQDSNMVKFGRRFTPYGTANDSQDSAIFFTFRTHGTDHLDELPQDTRLQRLVVSRIKNGGTWQSAYGYLRL comes from the coding sequence GTGACGAGTGCGGAGGAGTATCGGCTGCTGGGGTTCGCGGAGGTCGATCGGGAGGCGGCTGAGGCGTTCGAGGCGGATCAGGCCGTGGTGAAGGATCTTGCGGACCAGATCCGGGGCGCGATCGGGAAGCTCGGGAGTGAGCCGGAGTTCCGGATGCCGGAGGATCCGCGGAACTCGGTGCAGGCGTTCCTCGACACCGTCCCGGACATCCGCCGGTACCACGCGGAGCGCGGGATCCCGGACGACATCAGCTGGGCGACGCTCGCCGACCTCGGGCAGCAGATCAAGGTGAACCGGCGTACCCACGGCGACTACGGCCTGGAGACGCACTGGTGGATGACGATCCACTGGACCGGCCAGATCTACGCCCTCGGCCGCCTGCAGTACCTGCTGCACCAGGTCCCGGCGGACAAGCCGGTGCCCGGGACCGAGCCCGGTGAGTGGATCATCGGCGTGCACATCCCGGAGATCGGCCCGCTGACGCCGGAGGCGGTCGACGACAGCCTGCAGCAGGCGCGCGAGTTCTTCCCGCGGTACTTCCCGGAGTACCCCGTGAAGACCGCGAACCTGTGGTCCTGGCTGATCGACCCGTACCTGCTGGACAACCTCCCGCAGGACTCGAACATGGTGAAGTTCGGCCGCCGCTTCACGCCGTACGGCACCGCGAACGACAGCCAGGACAGCGCGATCTTCTTCACGTTCCGCACACACGGCACCGACCACCTCGACGAGCTCCCACAGGACACCCGCCTGCAGCGGCTCGTGGTCAGCCGGATCAAGAACGGCGGCACCTGGCAGAGCGCGTACGGCTACCTACGCCTATGA